One stretch of Camelus bactrianus isolate YW-2024 breed Bactrian camel chromosome 21, ASM4877302v1, whole genome shotgun sequence DNA includes these proteins:
- the LMNA gene encoding lamin isoform X2: METPSQRRATRSGAQASSTPLSPTRITRLQEKEDLQELNDRLAVYIDRVRSLETENAGLRLRITESEEVVSREVSGIKAAYEAELGDARKTLDSVAKERARLQLELSKVREEFKELKARNTKKEGDLMAAQARLKDLEALLNSKEAALSTALSEKRTLEGELHDLRGQVAKLEAALGEAKKQLQDEMLRRVDAENRLQTLKEELDFQKNIYSEELRETKRRHETRLVEIDNGKQREFESRLADALQELRAQHEDQVEQYKKELEKTYSAKLDNARQSAERNSNLVGAAHEELQQSRIRIDSLSAQLSQLQKQLAAKEAKLRDLEDSLARERDTSRRLLADKEREMAEMRARMQQQLDEYQELLDIKLALDMEIHAYRKLLEGEEERLRLSPSPTSQRSRGRAASHSSQTQSGGSITKKRKLESTESRSSFSQHARTSGRVAVEEVDEEGKFVRLRNKSNEDQSMGNWQIKRQNGDDPLLTYRFPPKFTLKAGQVVTIWAAGAGASHSPPTDLVWKAQNTWGCGNSLRTALINSTGEEVAMRKLVRSVTVVEDDEDEDGDDLLHHHHGSHGSSSGDPAEYNLRSRTVLCGTCGQPADKASASGSGAQVGGSISSGSSASSVTVTRSYRSVGGSGGGSFGDSLVTRSYLLGNSSPRTQSPQNCRIIQEMGMRWEVEEGGGNVSLSLPSPSFRAGGVGVGSAQSLEVKVKWV; the protein is encoded by the exons ATGGAGACCCCGTCCCAGCGGCGCGCCACCCGCAGCGGGGCGCAGGCTAGCTCCACCCCGCTGTCGCCCACCCGCATCACCCGACTGCAGGAGAAGGAGGACCTGCAGGAGCTCAACGACCGCTTGGCGGTCTACATCGACCGTGTGCGCTCGCTGGAGACGGAGAATGCAGGTCTGCGCCTTCGCATCACTGAGTCTGAGGAGGTAGTCAGCCGCGAGGTGTCCGGCATCAAGGCCGCCTACGAGGCCGAACTCGGGGATGCCCGCAAGACCCTTGACTCGGTGGCAAAGGAGCGTGCCCGCCTGCAGCTGGAGCTGAGCAAAGTGCGCGAGGAGTTCAAGGAGCTCAAAGCACG CAATACCAAGAAGGAGGGAGACTTGATGGCCGCCCAGGCCCGGCTCAAGGACCTGGAGGCTCTGCTCAACTCCAAGGAGGCAGCGCTGAGCACTGCTCTCAGCGAGAAGCGTACGCTGGAGGGCGAGCTGCATGACCTGCGGGGGCAAGTAGCCAAG CTCGAGGCAGCCCTGGGTGAGGCCAAGAAACAACTTCAGGATGAGATGCTGCGGCGGGTGGATGCTGAGAACAGGCTGCAGACCCTGAAGGAGGAACTGGACTTCCAGAAGAACATCTACAGCGAG GAGCTTCGTGAGACCAAGCGCCGCCATGAGACTCGGCTGGTGGAGATTGATAATGGGAAGCAGCGGGAGTTTGAGAGCCGGCTGGCTGACGCCCTGCAGGAGCTGCGTGCCCAGCACGAGGACCAGGTGGAGCAGTATAAGAAGGAACTGGAGAAGACCTATTCTGCCAAG CTGGATAACGCCAGGCAGTCAGCCGAGAGGAACAGCAACCTGGTGGGGGCTGCCCACGAGGAGCTGCAGCAGTCCCGCATCCGCATCGACAGCCTTTCGGCCCAGCTCAGCCAGCTCCAGAAGCAG CTGGCAGCCAAGGAGGCGAAGCTGCGCGACCTGGAAGACTCACTGGCCCGCGAGCGTGACACCAGCCGGCGGCTGCTGGCGGATAAGGAGCGGGAGATGGCGGAAATGCGAGCAAGGATGCAGCAGCAGCTGGATGAGTACCAGGAGCTGCTGGACATCAAGCTGGCCCTGGACATGGAGATCCATGCCTACCGCAAGCTCCTGGAGGGCGAGGAGGAGAG GCTAcgcctgtcccccagccccacctcgcAGCGCAGCCGTGGCCGTGCAGCCTCTCACTCCTCCCAGACACAGAGTGGGGGCAGCATCACCAAAAAACGCAAACTAGAGTCCACCGAGAGCCGTAGCAGCTTCTCCCAGCACGCTCGCACCAGCGGGCGCGTGGCCGTGGAGGAGGTGGACGAGGAGGGCAAATTCGTGCGCCTGCGCAACAAGTCCAATGAG GACCAGTCCATGGGCAACTGGCAGATCAAGCGCCAGAATGGAGATGACCCCTTGCTGACCTACCGCTTCCCACCAAAGTTCACTCTGAAGGCTGGGCAGGTGGTGACG ATCTGGGCTGCAGGAGCTGGGGCCTCTCATAGCCCCCCTACCGACTTGGTGTGGAAGGCACAGAACACCTGGGGCTGCGGAAACAGCCTACGCACAGCTCTCATCAACTCCACTGGGGAA GAGGTGGCCATGCGCAAGCTGGTGCGCTCAGTGACGGTGGTTGAGGACGACGAGGATGAGGATGGAGATGACCTGCTCCATCACCACCAC GGCTCCCACGGCAGCAGCTCGGGGGACCCCGCCGAGTACAACCTGCGCTCCCGCACCGTGCTGTGCGGGACGTGCGGGCAGCCTGCCGACAAGGCGTCTGCCAGCGGCTCGGGAGCCCAGGTGGGCGGATCCATCTCCTCTGGCTCCTCTGCCTCCAGTGTCACAGTCACTCGCAGCTACCGCAGTgtggggggcagtgggggtggcAGCTTCGGGGACAGCCTGGTCACCCGCTCCTACCTCCTGGGCAACTCCAGCCCCCGAACCCAG AGCCCCCAGAACTGCCGAATCAT ACAAGAGATGGGAATGAGGTGGGAGGTAGAAGAAGGGGGAGGAAATGTTAGTTTGAGCCTGCCTTCACCCAGCTTTAgagctggaggggtgggggtgggctctgCCCAGTCACTGGAGGTCAAAGTCAAGTGGGtgtag
- the LMNA gene encoding lamin isoform X1: METPSQRRATRSGAQASSTPLSPTRITRLQEKEDLQELNDRLAVYIDRVRSLETENAGLRLRITESEEVVSREVSGIKAAYEAELGDARKTLDSVAKERARLQLELSKVREEFKELKARNTKKEGDLMAAQARLKDLEALLNSKEAALSTALSEKRTLEGELHDLRGQVAKLEAALGEAKKQLQDEMLRRVDAENRLQTLKEELDFQKNIYSEELRETKRRHETRLVEIDNGKQREFESRLADALQELRAQHEDQVEQYKKELEKTYSAKLDNARQSAERNSNLVGAAHEELQQSRIRIDSLSAQLSQLQKQLAAKEAKLRDLEDSLARERDTSRRLLADKEREMAEMRARMQQQLDEYQELLDIKLALDMEIHAYRKLLEGEEERLRLSPSPTSQRSRGRAASHSSQTQSGGSITKKRKLESTESRSSFSQHARTSGRVAVEEVDEEGKFVRLRNKSNEDQSMGNWQIKRQNGDDPLLTYRFPPKFTLKAGQVVTIWAAGAGASHSPPTDLVWKAQNTWGCGNSLRTALINSTGEEVAMRKLVRSVTVVEDDEDEDGDDLLHHHHGSHGSSSGDPAEYNLRSRTVLCGTCGQPADKASASGSGAQVGGSISSGSSASSVTVTRSYRSVGGSGGGSFGDSLVTRSYLLGNSSPRTQSPQNCRIM, from the exons ATGGAGACCCCGTCCCAGCGGCGCGCCACCCGCAGCGGGGCGCAGGCTAGCTCCACCCCGCTGTCGCCCACCCGCATCACCCGACTGCAGGAGAAGGAGGACCTGCAGGAGCTCAACGACCGCTTGGCGGTCTACATCGACCGTGTGCGCTCGCTGGAGACGGAGAATGCAGGTCTGCGCCTTCGCATCACTGAGTCTGAGGAGGTAGTCAGCCGCGAGGTGTCCGGCATCAAGGCCGCCTACGAGGCCGAACTCGGGGATGCCCGCAAGACCCTTGACTCGGTGGCAAAGGAGCGTGCCCGCCTGCAGCTGGAGCTGAGCAAAGTGCGCGAGGAGTTCAAGGAGCTCAAAGCACG CAATACCAAGAAGGAGGGAGACTTGATGGCCGCCCAGGCCCGGCTCAAGGACCTGGAGGCTCTGCTCAACTCCAAGGAGGCAGCGCTGAGCACTGCTCTCAGCGAGAAGCGTACGCTGGAGGGCGAGCTGCATGACCTGCGGGGGCAAGTAGCCAAG CTCGAGGCAGCCCTGGGTGAGGCCAAGAAACAACTTCAGGATGAGATGCTGCGGCGGGTGGATGCTGAGAACAGGCTGCAGACCCTGAAGGAGGAACTGGACTTCCAGAAGAACATCTACAGCGAG GAGCTTCGTGAGACCAAGCGCCGCCATGAGACTCGGCTGGTGGAGATTGATAATGGGAAGCAGCGGGAGTTTGAGAGCCGGCTGGCTGACGCCCTGCAGGAGCTGCGTGCCCAGCACGAGGACCAGGTGGAGCAGTATAAGAAGGAACTGGAGAAGACCTATTCTGCCAAG CTGGATAACGCCAGGCAGTCAGCCGAGAGGAACAGCAACCTGGTGGGGGCTGCCCACGAGGAGCTGCAGCAGTCCCGCATCCGCATCGACAGCCTTTCGGCCCAGCTCAGCCAGCTCCAGAAGCAG CTGGCAGCCAAGGAGGCGAAGCTGCGCGACCTGGAAGACTCACTGGCCCGCGAGCGTGACACCAGCCGGCGGCTGCTGGCGGATAAGGAGCGGGAGATGGCGGAAATGCGAGCAAGGATGCAGCAGCAGCTGGATGAGTACCAGGAGCTGCTGGACATCAAGCTGGCCCTGGACATGGAGATCCATGCCTACCGCAAGCTCCTGGAGGGCGAGGAGGAGAG GCTAcgcctgtcccccagccccacctcgcAGCGCAGCCGTGGCCGTGCAGCCTCTCACTCCTCCCAGACACAGAGTGGGGGCAGCATCACCAAAAAACGCAAACTAGAGTCCACCGAGAGCCGTAGCAGCTTCTCCCAGCACGCTCGCACCAGCGGGCGCGTGGCCGTGGAGGAGGTGGACGAGGAGGGCAAATTCGTGCGCCTGCGCAACAAGTCCAATGAG GACCAGTCCATGGGCAACTGGCAGATCAAGCGCCAGAATGGAGATGACCCCTTGCTGACCTACCGCTTCCCACCAAAGTTCACTCTGAAGGCTGGGCAGGTGGTGACG ATCTGGGCTGCAGGAGCTGGGGCCTCTCATAGCCCCCCTACCGACTTGGTGTGGAAGGCACAGAACACCTGGGGCTGCGGAAACAGCCTACGCACAGCTCTCATCAACTCCACTGGGGAA GAGGTGGCCATGCGCAAGCTGGTGCGCTCAGTGACGGTGGTTGAGGACGACGAGGATGAGGATGGAGATGACCTGCTCCATCACCACCAC GGCTCCCACGGCAGCAGCTCGGGGGACCCCGCCGAGTACAACCTGCGCTCCCGCACCGTGCTGTGCGGGACGTGCGGGCAGCCTGCCGACAAGGCGTCTGCCAGCGGCTCGGGAGCCCAGGTGGGCGGATCCATCTCCTCTGGCTCCTCTGCCTCCAGTGTCACAGTCACTCGCAGCTACCGCAGTgtggggggcagtgggggtggcAGCTTCGGGGACAGCCTGGTCACCCGCTCCTACCTCCTGGGCAACTCCAGCCCCCGAACCCAG AGCCCCCAGAACTGCCGAATCATGTAA